The sequence below is a genomic window from Nitrospirota bacterium.
AACGCCTTGCAATAATTCTGGACAACAATGTCTATTCCGCACCTGTGATACAGGAAAAGATTGCCGGAGGCAATGCCCAGATATCAGGACGCTTCAGCATAGATGACGCAAAAGACCTTGCTATTGTGCTCAGGTCCGGCTCTCTGCCCGCACCCTTAAAGATGCTACAGAACGTCACTGTAGGCCCTTCTCTCGGAAGGGATTCCATAAATGCAGGCGTCAAAGCCGGCATTATAGGCTCACTTTTAGTGATATTGTTTATGATATTTTATTACAGATTCTCCGGACTCATCGCTGACGTTGCGCTGATGCTCAACATTATCATGCTTCTCGGCGCCCTTTCTATACTGAACGCCACCCTGACGCTTCCCGGCATAGCGGGAATAATCCTTGCCATAGGCATGGCCGTGGACAGCAATGTCCTCATGTTTGAGAGGATAAGAGACGAGCTCCGGCTCGGGAAAACACCGAGAGCAGCAGTTGACTCAGGCTATGACAAGGCTTTCTGGACCATCTTTGACTCGCACATTACCACACTGATAACTGCGGCTGTTCTCTTCCAGTTTGGCACAGGCCCGATCAAGGGCTTTGCAGTGACTCTCAGCATGGGCGTGGCGATAAATCTTTACACCGCTTTAATCGGCACAAAACTTGTCTTTGATCTTATAAACAACAAGAAAGAGGTTAAAAAACTCAGCATATGATTGAACTAATTAAAAAACCGAATATAGACTTTTTGGGAAAGCGTTACATTGCATTTGTATTTTCAGGCCTCCTGTCCTTTTTGGGCCTCTGGGCGGTGGTCGGCATTTATACGGGCGGGGCCAATCTGGGAATAGATTTCGCAGGCGGGTCTTCCGTTCAGCTTAAATTTGAAAATTCAATCCCTCTGCATGATATCAGAAAGGCATTTGAGGAAAAGGGGATAAAGGATTTTGACCTGCAGGATCTGCCCACGGAAAATAAAATACTCGTAAGAATGAAAAAAGGCGAATTTACAATGGGCGAATTTGCCGGGAAGGTAGTAACCATCCTTGAGGAAAAATTTCCGCAAAATAAATTTGTCATTGACTCCACGACAGAGATCGGTCCCAAAGTCGGCGGAAAACTGCGCAGAGACGCCCTTGTTGCGATAATCGTTGCAACAATAGGAATTCTGATATACGTGGCTTTCAGGTTTCAGTTCAGATTCGGCATCGGCGCTACGGTTGCCACTTTTCATGATGTGCTGGCAGTGCTCGGCGTCTTTTATGTCATGGGTAAAGAGATTAACCTCATTCTTATCACAGCGCTCCTGACAATTGCAGGATATTCTCTTACCGATACGGTCGTTGTCTTTGATAGGATACGGGAAAATCTCAGGACAAAACACAAAGAGCCGGCTGTCGCGGTCATGAATCTGAGCATCAACGAAGTGCTTTCAAGGACTATTATAACCTCAACAACCGTTCTTCTTACATCCATTGCCCTGTTTTTCTTCGGCGGCGAGGTGCTTCATGATTTTTCGCTTGCCATGATAATGGGTGTTGTTATCGGGACCTATTCTTCCATATTTGTCGCAAGCCCTATCGTGCTTCTCTGGAAAGGGAAAATGACATTTGCTAAAAAATGACGTGAGGCGTGAGGCGTAAAGCGTAAGGAGATGTTGAGTTTTTCCTCTATCGCCTTACCCCTTACACCTGACAGCGGCAATCATGCATAGAAAGTGGCTGGTAAACAGGACCAATCAGGACTTTTTGGAATACCTTGCAAGAAAGACCTCCGTATCTACGGCTTTTGTTCAGATTCTTATAAACAGGGGGCTGAAAGACCCTGATTCAATAAAAGCATTCCTTAATCCTTCCATTGACAACCTTCACGACCCCTTTTTAATGCCCGACATGAAAATCGCGGTTGAGCGTATAATGACAGCCGTTGGCAAGGGTGAAACTGTGTTTGTGCACGGTGATTATGACGCAGACGGGATTACGTCCACAGCGCTTCTGGTCTCCGCATTGCGTGAATTAAGCTTAAAAACCCATTATTACATCCCTAACAGGCTTTCAGAAGGTTATGGATTCAACATGCCTGGAATTCAAAAAGCAACACAGTGCGGAGCCGGCCTTGTCATTACAGTGGATTGCGGCATAAGCTCTAAAAAGGAGGTGTCAGAGGCTAATTCGCTCGGCATTGATGTCATTATCACTGACCATCACGAACCGCCGCAGGAACTGCCTCCTGCGCTTGCAGTTATAAATCCTCACAGAATAGATTCAACATACCCTTTTAAGCATCTTGCAGGCGTTGGCGTCGTCTATAAATTAGTGCAGGCTTTAACTCAACCTTCATCCCTCAACCTTCAACCTTCATCCTTCCTTGACCTTGTCACAATTGGAACCATTGCGGATTCAGTCCCTCTGACAGGTGAAAACAGAGTTCTGGCAGCTTATGGGCTTAAAGAACTTAACAGCAGAAACTGCCGGACGGGAATACACGCCTTAATAGAAGCCGCAGGCATTAACAACGGCAAAGAGCTTAAGTCCGGAACACTTTCCTACACAATAATCCCCCGGATTAATGCCGCCGGAAGGCTCGGCGATGCAAGTGAAGTCGTAGAACTTTTCCTGACAACGGATGAGGCAAAAGCAAAGGGCATAGCAGCCTTCCTTGGAACCCAAAACAAGGACCGGCAGAGGGTTGAAGAGGAGGTCTATAAATCAGCGGTCAGCATGATAGATGCCGGGAACCCCGGCAATGCGATAGTGCTTTATTCGCCGGCCTGGCATCAGGGAGTATTGGGCATTGTTGCATCAAGGCTCGTTGAAGAGTTTTACAGACCCGCATTTGTTTTCTCCGTTGACGGCGCTGCTGCAAAAGGCTCGGCCAGGAGCATCCCTCCTTTTCATATTTATAATGGCATTGCCGAATGTGCAGGACTGCTCCTTGCTTTTGGAGGACACAGTCAGGCGGCAGGGGTCAAAATTCTTACGGAAAACTTACCTGCATTTAAAAACCAGATGAATTCCATAGTGGAGAGAGACCTTAATGATGATGCGCTGACGCCGGTCCTTGAAATAGATGCAGCGGTAGACCTCTTTGAGGTAACCTTTAATCTTGTCCGGGAACTCGGCATGCTTGAGCCCTTTGGCTCTGCAAACGAGGCGCCGCTGCTTGGGGTAAAGGGCCTTGAGGCCGTTGACCCGAGGGTAGTCGGCAACAGCCATTTGAAGATGAGGTTAAAGCAAAAAAGCCTGAGCATGGATACAATAGGTTTTAATATGTCTGAATTGCTGGAGAAGATTGAAGATTCTTATACCCTTGACGCCGCTTTTGTTCCATGCATAAATGAATGGAACAGCAGCAGGATTCTTCAGCTTAACCTTAAGGCGGTCAGACCCAGCACATGATTGAGAAAGAATCACCCATAAAAGGAATCATAAAATCATTGGGTCTTGTCTTTGGCGACATCGGGACAAGCCCCATATACACCATTACCGTTATCTTCCTCCTGACAAAACCTACAGAAACCAACATCATCGGCGTCCTCTCACTCATTGTCTGGACCCTGATGATACTTGTTACAATAGAATATGCGTGGCTTGCAATGAGCCTCGGCAAAAAAGGCGAAGGCGGTACCATTGTTTTAAAGGAAATACTGGTTCCATTCCTTAAATCAGGCCGGCAGCTAAGCTTCGTTACCCTGCTCTCTTTCATAGGCGTATCCCTTCTTATCGGCGACGGCGTAATTACACCATCCATAAGCATACTCAGCGCAGTTGAAGGCTTGCTCCTGATACCGGGATTTGAAACCACGCCCCAGCAGTCCCTTGTGATTATTGCGGCAGGAATTGCAATAGTTTTATTTGCTTTTCAAAAAAAAGGAACTGAAAAAGTTGCGCGCGCATTCGGACCCCTGATGGTAGTGTGGTTTGCGACACTGGCAGTATCAGGACTGGCGTCAATAATTCATGCCCCTTCAGTGACTAAGGCTGTCAATCCGTATTATGCATTTAAGTTCCTCCATGAAAACGGCATAGCGGGCTTTTTTGTGCTCTCAGAGGTCATACTCTGCGCAACAGGCGGCGAGGCGCTCTATGCCGACATGGGACATCTTGGACGTCAGCCCATTCTAAGGGCGTGGTACTTTGTATTTGCCGCCCTTTTACTTAATTATCTCGGACAAGGCGCATTTCTCATTGAGCATCCTGAGACTAAAAATGTGCTTTTTGGAATGATATTCCATCAGGCGCGCAGTTTTTACATCCCGTTTCTCATCCTCAGCATAGCCGCAACCATAATTGCATCTCAGGCCATGATAAGCGGAATGTTCTCCATCGTCTATCAGGGAATTGCAACGCGCATTATGCCGATGTTTAAAGTTGACTACACATCCGCTGAACTCAGGACACAAATATACATAGGCATTGTCAACTGGTTCCTCCTATTATCCGTCTTATTTATTATGAGCGAATTCAAAGAGTCCAGCCGCCTTGCAGCGGCCTACGGCTTGGCCGTCACAGGGACCATGACTCTGACCGGCATAATGATGACCTGGATATTTTTTCAGAAAAAAAATTTGGGGCTGACAGCCATTTCCATTCTCGTTACAATCGTGGACCTTGCATATCTGACTGCAAACTTCTACAAAATACCTCACGGCGGCTACTGGTCGCTTATCATAGCCCTAATTCCGTTTCTTACCATACTGCTTTATACACGCGGACAGAGAAGGCTGTATAAGATGATGAAGTTTATGCCGTTTGATGAATTCCTTCTTAAATTCAACAGGGTATATGCCGCAACGGAAAAAATCAAAGGCACTGCATTGTTCCTCATAAGAAATATAAAGGAAATTCCGTTTTACATCACGCAGACAATGTTTTATCACGGCATTGTATATGAAAACAGCATCTTTGTCTCAATAATCAAGAGGGACGATCCCTTCGGCGTCACCGGGTACTTTAAAGAGGACATTACAAAAAACCTCAGGGTGTTTGAAATACAGTTTGGATATCTTGAGGTAGTTGATGTAGAAGAGATTTTAAGAGAGGCGGGCATAGAGGAAAAGACCATCTTCTACGGCATTGAGGATATTGTGACAAAAAGCCCCCACTGGAAGATTTTTTCAGTATTCAAGAGATTAACCCCTCCGTTTGTACAGTTCTACAAATTCCCCTCCCACAAACTCCACGGCGTCATCACAAGAATTGAGATGTAAGACCTGCATAAGTAAATCAACGGTCCATTTTAAAATTTAAATTTTCCCTCTTTTTATTTTAGTAGTATAATAAACACATGCCTGTGCTGAAGGAAATAAACACCATTGACGCCCTTGTTGACAGGGTCTTTTCCTACAACCCTGAGGCAAATTTTGACCTGTTCCGCAGGGCTTATGCCTTTTCCAGCGAAGCGCATCAAAAGCAAAAAAGGGTGGAAGGCTCTCCTTATATTGAACATCCCCTCGCAGTCGCCGCGATTCTTACGGATATGCGCATGGACAGCACAACCATTGCGGCAGGGCTTCTGCACGATACCATTGAGGACACTGCTGTAACGGCTGAAGACATAAAAGGGCTTTTCGGCAAAGATGTAGCCTTCCTTGTTGAATCCCTAACGAAATTAAGCAGGATGGAATTCAGGACCAGCGAGGAAGCCCTTGCCGAAAATTTCAGAAAGATGTTTCTGGCAATGGCAAAAGATATCAGGGTGATGCTGATTAAATTCGCCGACAGGCTGCACAACATGCGCACACTGGAATACCTCCATGAGACAAAACGGGAAAAAATAGCGCAGGAAACAATGGATATTTATGCGCCCCTTGCAAACCGGCTCGGTATCGGCTGGCTGAAGACCGAGTTTGAAGACCTGGGTTTTAAACACATCATGCCTGAAATCTATAATGACTTAAGCAGTAAGGTTGCAAAAAGAAAAGAGGAGCAGGAAGAATATTTAAGTGAAGGCATAAATATAATTGAGAAGACGCTTGCAGAGGCTGAGATTCCCGCAAGGGTCTTCGGAAGGATTAAGCACTACTACGGCATTTACCAGAAAATGCAAAAACAGCGGATTCCCTTTGAGCAGGTCTATGATGTCAATGCGCTTAGAATAATCACAAATACACAGACAAATTGTTACGGTATACTGGGGCTTATTCATTCCATGTGGACGCCGGTCCCCGGCAGGTTTAAGGATTTCATCGGTGCGCCCAAATCCAACCTTTATCAGTCCCTGCATACAACAGTCGTCGGTCCCAAGGGCGAAAAGATTGAACTTCAGATAAGGACTGAGGAAATGGACCGGATAGCGCGGGAAGGTATTGCCGCACACTGGAAATACAAAGAACAAAAGCCCATAAAGGAAAAAGACGATAAATATTTCTCATGGCTCAGGGATATTGTGCAGGCGCAGAAGGACATGCCGGATGCAAAAGAATTTCTTGAAACGGTAAAGGGCAACATTTTCCCGGACGTTGTATACGTTTTTACTCCAAAGGGCGATGTCATGGAACTGCCTTATGATTCAACGCCGCTGGACCTGGCCTACAGCATCCATACTCAAATCGGGCATCAGTGCACAGGTGCCAAAGTAAACGGTAAGATCGTTCCTCTCAGATATACCCTGAAAAACGGAGATACCGTAGAGATAATAACCTCGCCAGGACATCATCCGAGCAAAGACTGGCTCAAATTCGTAAAGACAACAAGGGCCAAGACAAGGATTAAGCAGTGGATAAAAGCTGAAGAGAGGGAAAAAGGCGAGGCAGTCGGCAGGGAGCTTTTGGAAAGAGAGCTTAGAAAACATGACCTCAGTCCTTCATTGATAAAGTCAAAAGAAGTCCTGGACGCCGCCAAATTATTCAAGTTTACTGCGCTTGAGGACCTCCTGCTTGCAATCGGCTATGGAAAACTCTCTCCGTATCAGATTGTGAACAAATTGCTTCCTGAGGCTGAAAAAACAGAAAAACACCCGGCAAAAAAAGAGTTAAAAAAAGAAACCGAAGAAAAAGGAATAAAGATTAAAGGCGTTGATGAAATAATGTTCCACCGCTCAAAATGCTGTTACCCGCTTCCCGGTGAAAAGGTCAAAGGCTTTGTGACAAGAGGACGGGGAGTTTCCATCCATACGGCAGACTGCCCCAATCTTGAAGTCATGGCAGTTGATAAGGACCGCCTGCTGGATGTGGACTGGATGACAGGCGGTGACGCCACATATTCTGTCAAAATAAGCGTGTA
It includes:
- the secF gene encoding protein translocase subunit SecF; translated protein: MIELIKKPNIDFLGKRYIAFVFSGLLSFLGLWAVVGIYTGGANLGIDFAGGSSVQLKFENSIPLHDIRKAFEEKGIKDFDLQDLPTENKILVRMKKGEFTMGEFAGKVVTILEEKFPQNKFVIDSTTEIGPKVGGKLRRDALVAIIVATIGILIYVAFRFQFRFGIGATVATFHDVLAVLGVFYVMGKEINLILITALLTIAGYSLTDTVVVFDRIRENLRTKHKEPAVAVMNLSINEVLSRTIITSTTVLLTSIALFFFGGEVLHDFSLAMIMGVVIGTYSSIFVASPIVLLWKGKMTFAKK
- the recJ gene encoding single-stranded-DNA-specific exonuclease RecJ codes for the protein MHRKWLVNRTNQDFLEYLARKTSVSTAFVQILINRGLKDPDSIKAFLNPSIDNLHDPFLMPDMKIAVERIMTAVGKGETVFVHGDYDADGITSTALLVSALRELSLKTHYYIPNRLSEGYGFNMPGIQKATQCGAGLVITVDCGISSKKEVSEANSLGIDVIITDHHEPPQELPPALAVINPHRIDSTYPFKHLAGVGVVYKLVQALTQPSSLNLQPSSFLDLVTIGTIADSVPLTGENRVLAAYGLKELNSRNCRTGIHALIEAAGINNGKELKSGTLSYTIIPRINAAGRLGDASEVVELFLTTDEAKAKGIAAFLGTQNKDRQRVEEEVYKSAVSMIDAGNPGNAIVLYSPAWHQGVLGIVASRLVEEFYRPAFVFSVDGAAAKGSARSIPPFHIYNGIAECAGLLLAFGGHSQAAGVKILTENLPAFKNQMNSIVERDLNDDALTPVLEIDAAVDLFEVTFNLVRELGMLEPFGSANEAPLLGVKGLEAVDPRVVGNSHLKMRLKQKSLSMDTIGFNMSELLEKIEDSYTLDAAFVPCINEWNSSRILQLNLKAVRPST
- a CDS encoding KUP/HAK/KT family potassium transporter; translated protein: MIEKESPIKGIIKSLGLVFGDIGTSPIYTITVIFLLTKPTETNIIGVLSLIVWTLMILVTIEYAWLAMSLGKKGEGGTIVLKEILVPFLKSGRQLSFVTLLSFIGVSLLIGDGVITPSISILSAVEGLLLIPGFETTPQQSLVIIAAGIAIVLFAFQKKGTEKVARAFGPLMVVWFATLAVSGLASIIHAPSVTKAVNPYYAFKFLHENGIAGFFVLSEVILCATGGEALYADMGHLGRQPILRAWYFVFAALLLNYLGQGAFLIEHPETKNVLFGMIFHQARSFYIPFLILSIAATIIASQAMISGMFSIVYQGIATRIMPMFKVDYTSAELRTQIYIGIVNWFLLLSVLFIMSEFKESSRLAAAYGLAVTGTMTLTGIMMTWIFFQKKNLGLTAISILVTIVDLAYLTANFYKIPHGGYWSLIIALIPFLTILLYTRGQRRLYKMMKFMPFDEFLLKFNRVYAATEKIKGTALFLIRNIKEIPFYITQTMFYHGIVYENSIFVSIIKRDDPFGVTGYFKEDITKNLRVFEIQFGYLEVVDVEEILREAGIEEKTIFYGIEDIVTKSPHWKIFSVFKRLTPPFVQFYKFPSHKLHGVITRIEM
- a CDS encoding bifunctional (p)ppGpp synthetase/guanosine-3',5'-bis(diphosphate) 3'-pyrophosphohydrolase, which gives rise to MNTIDALVDRVFSYNPEANFDLFRRAYAFSSEAHQKQKRVEGSPYIEHPLAVAAILTDMRMDSTTIAAGLLHDTIEDTAVTAEDIKGLFGKDVAFLVESLTKLSRMEFRTSEEALAENFRKMFLAMAKDIRVMLIKFADRLHNMRTLEYLHETKREKIAQETMDIYAPLANRLGIGWLKTEFEDLGFKHIMPEIYNDLSSKVAKRKEEQEEYLSEGINIIEKTLAEAEIPARVFGRIKHYYGIYQKMQKQRIPFEQVYDVNALRIITNTQTNCYGILGLIHSMWTPVPGRFKDFIGAPKSNLYQSLHTTVVGPKGEKIELQIRTEEMDRIAREGIAAHWKYKEQKPIKEKDDKYFSWLRDIVQAQKDMPDAKEFLETVKGNIFPDVVYVFTPKGDVMELPYDSTPLDLAYSIHTQIGHQCTGAKVNGKIVPLRYTLKNGDTVEIITSPGHHPSKDWLKFVKTTRAKTRIKQWIKAEEREKGEAVGRELLERELRKHDLSPSLIKSKEVLDAAKLFKFTALEDLLLAIGYGKLSPYQIVNKLLPEAEKTEKHPAKKELKKETEEKGIKIKGVDEIMFHRSKCCYPLPGEKVKGFVTRGRGVSIHTADCPNLEVMAVDKDRLLDVDWMTGGDATYSVKISVYTMDQPGVLAEVSAIISAANINIHRIDSVSYNKQASLNFILEVKDKNQLNDILKQIPQVSGVIEVNRVKSA